A genome region from Hevea brasiliensis isolate MT/VB/25A 57/8 chromosome 7, ASM3005281v1, whole genome shotgun sequence includes the following:
- the LOC110644424 gene encoding xanthotoxin 5-hydroxylase CYP82C4 — MDVLAFLLAIACLLAFFLVHNSRRTELVTYNQNRKRKLAPEPCGAWPLLGHLLLILKDRVPLFRILGAMADKHGPVFTIQLGTKPALVVSSWEAVKDCFKTNDRVFMTRPSCIASKYLGYNGALFGLSPYGPYWRDIRKLAILELLSNTRLEKLKHVRVSEVETGVRNLYVLCTNGRTGSTVVDMDQWFSNMTMNLMIRMIAGKPLIKDEESERFCRATKNFMHLLGVLVISDLIPVTEWLDLQGHARSMKRTAKDMDYFISRWVEEHLHRREDGQEKEEPDFIDVMLSLLANEDWICGHKSETVVKATAMNLIIAGMDTTSGAMTWALSLVLNHPEVLKQAQEEIDNHVGRERWVEESDFNNLPYLQAIVKETLRLYPSGPLSVPREAMEDCYVGGFYVPKGTRLLVNIWKLHRDPRIWRNPNEFHPERFLACEGHEFDVRGQNFEYIPFSSGRRACPGISSGMKISCLVLARILHGFNLRTPTNAPVDMSEGLGATIPKAAPLHVVLKPRLAHHLYQL, encoded by the exons ATGGACGTTCTAGCTTTCCTACTTGCAATTGCATGTCTTCTGGCCTTCTTTCTGGTCCACAACTCAAGGAGAACAGAACTAGTAACCTACAACCAAAATAGAAAGAGAAAATTAGCCCCTGAGCCATGTGGTGCTTGGCCATTACTAGGCCATCTTCTTCTTATTCTCAAGGATCGGGTTCCACTTTTCCGAATTCTAGGAGCAATGGCCGATAAACACGGCCCTGTTTTCACTATACAACTTGGGACGAAACCCGCTCTTGTGGTAAGCAGCTGGGAAGCTGTAAAGGATTGCTTCAAAACCAATGACAGGGTCTTCATGACTCGTCCTAGTTGTATTGCCTCAAAATATCTGGGTTACAACGGTGCCCTGTTTGGGCTAAGTCCCTATGGACCATATTGGCGTGATATTCGCAAGCTTGCAATTCTTGAGCTTTTATCCAATACCCGTCTTGAGAAGCTAAAGCATGTGCGGGTTTCAGAGGTAGAGACTGGCGTCAGGAACTTGTACGTATTGTGCACTAATGGCAGGACTGGTTCAACTGTGGTGGACATGGACCAGTGGTTTTCCAATATGACGATGAACCTGATGATAAGAATGATAGCTGGAAAGCCACTCATTAAGGATGAGGAATCTGAGAGATTCTGCAGAGCAACAAAAAATTTCATGCATCTACTCGGAGTGCTTGTGATATCGGATTTGATTCCAGTTACAGAATGGTTGGATTTGCAGGGGCATGCGAGATCTATGAAGAGAACGGCTAAGGACATGGACTATTTCATTAGTAGGTGGGTAGAGGAGCATCTTCATAGGAGGGAAGACGGGCAAGAGAAAGAAGAGCCTGACTTCATAGATGTGATGCTTTCTTTACTTGCAAATGAGGATTGGATATGTGGACATAAGAGCGAAACGGTGGTCAAGGCAACAGCCATG AATTTGATCATAGCTGGCATGGACACTACATCTGGTGCCATGACTTGGGCGCTTTCGTTGGTACTTAATCATCCAGAAGTGCTAAAACAAGCACAAGAAGAAATAGACAACCACGTTGGACGAGAAAGATGGGTAGAAGAATCAGATTTCAACAATTTGCCATACCTCCAAGCCATTGTAAAGGAAACATTACGGCTCTACCCTTCAGGTCCCCTATCGGTACCACGGGAGGCCATGGAAGATTGCTATGTAGGTGGCTTTTATGTCCCTAAAGGAACTAGATTATTGGTCAATATTTGGAAGTTGCATCGCGATCCACGTATATGGCGAAATCCAAACGAATTTCATCCTGAGAGGTTTCTTGCTTGTGAGGGTCATGAATTCGACGTTCGAGGTCAGAATTTTGAGTACATTCCCTTCAGTAGTGGAAGAAGAGCTTGCCCTGGAATATCGTCTGGCATGAAAATCAGTTGTTTGGTGCTTGCTCGTATTCTTCACGGCTTCAATCTGAGAACCCCGACAAATGCACCTGTAGACATGAGTGAAGGTTTGGGGGCCACAATACCTAAAGCAGCACCACTACATGTCGTTCTTAAGCCTCGTCTAGCACATCATCTGTACCAACTTTAG
- the LOC131181632 gene encoding uncharacterized protein LOC131181632 encodes MEEAAIVVDRAAAKEMNRNLISMNDPLNLQSSDHPGMVLAIAPLVGSNFRSCYRAMKIALGEKQKLGFVDGTINVLAEGIEAFEQWKRCDYVVTSRILNSISKNIAEDFIYTTSSKEMWDEISERFGESNRPMIYQLQRKVSSVSQENIQLHLTSQSQKRLWDELDSIDVLPPFTCGVSKEIAESTNRNRLMQFLMGLNDVLEPTRNQILLMDPLCHALPLCKA; translated from the coding sequence ATGGAAGAAGCTGCCATTGTTGTGGATCGAGCTGCTGCAAAAGAAATGAACAGGAATTTGATCAGTATGAATGATCCTTTGAATCTGCAATCTTCAGACCATCCAGGTATGGTTTTGGCTATCGCACCTTTGGTTGGGAGTAATTTTAGATCTTGTTATAGGGCTATGAAAATAGCACTTGGGGAAAAACAAAAGTTAGGGTTTGTTGATGGAACAATAAATGTTCTAGCTGAAGGAATAGAGGCTTTTGAACAATGGAAGAGATGTGATTATGTGGTCACATCTCGGATACTAAATTCGATATCCAAAAACATTGCAGAAGACTTCATTTACACTACTTCTTCTAAGGAAATGTGGGATGAAATTTCTGAAAGGTTTGGAGAAAGTAACAGGCCGATGATCTATCAGCTACAGAGGAAGGTTTCATCAGTTTCGCAAGAAAATATTCAGTTGCATCTTACTTCACAAAGCCAAAAAAGGCTTTGGGATGAGTTGGATAGTATTGATGTTCTGCCTCCATTTACTTGCGGAGTATCAAAAGAAATTGCAGAAAGTACTAATAGGAATAGGCTAATGCAGTTTTTAATGGGCCTAAATGATGTGCTTGAACCAACTAGGAATCAGATTCTTCTAATGGATCCGTTGTGTCAcgccttacccctttgtaaggcataa